Proteins encoded in a region of the Triticum dicoccoides isolate Atlit2015 ecotype Zavitan chromosome 3A, WEW_v2.0, whole genome shotgun sequence genome:
- the LOC119267856 gene encoding syntaxin-22-like yields the protein MSFQDLEAGNGVRGTPRRNGRAAGAGAGSSQAVASGVFQINTAVATFQRLVNTLGTPKDTPDLRDRIHKTRAHITQLVKDTSEKLKQASEADHRLEATPTKKIADAKLAKDFQAVLKEFQKAQRLAVEREAAYAPFITQTGLPQSYNSTEMNNGADKLAEQRTQLLESRRQELVFLDNEIVFNEAIIEERDQGIQEIQHQITEVNEIFKDLAVLVHDQGAMIDDIDTHIDNSVAATAQAKGQLSKAAKTQKSNSSLICLLMVIFGVVLLIVIIVLAA from the exons ATGAGCTTCCAGGACCTGGAGGCCGGGAACGGCGTCCGCGGGACGCCGCGGAGGAACGGCCGGGCGGCGGGGGCCGGCGCCGGCTCGTCGCAGGCCGTCGCGTCGGGCGTCTTCCAGATCAACACGGCGGTCGCCACCTTCCAGCGCCTCGTCAACACGCTCGGCACGCCCAAGGACACGCCCGACCTCCGCGACAGGAT ACATAAGACACGAGCACACATAACACAACTGGTGAAGGATACATCGGAAAAGCTTAAGCAAGCTAGTGAGGCGGATCATCGTCTTGAAGCCACC CCTACCAAAAAGATTGCTGATGCTAAGCTAGCAAAGGATTTCCAAGCAGTCCTAAAAGAGTTTCAGAAAGCTCAACGATTAGCAGTAGAGAGAGAAGCTGCATATGCTCCTTTTATTACTCAAACAGGTCTACCACAGAG CTATAACTCAACCGAGATGAATAACGGTGCTGATAAGTTGGCTGAGCAGCGCACTCAGCTTCTAGAATCAAGAAG ACAAGAGTTAGTCTTCTTGGATAATGAGATTGTGTTCAACGAGGCCATCATCGAGGAAAGGGACCAGGGAATACAGGAGATTCAACACCAAATCACTGAAGTAAATGAGATCTTCAAAGATCTTGCTGTGCTAGTTCATGATCAAGGAGCAATGATTG ATGACATTGACACTCATATCGACAATTCTGTTGCTGCGACTGCACAAGCAAAAGGCCAGCTTTCAAAAGCTGCTAAAACCCAGAAGTCGAACTCTTCTCTG ATATGCCTGTTGATGGTTATTTTTGGGGTGGTGCTGCTCATAGTGATAATAGTCCTTGCAGCCTAG